A genome region from Nocardia sp. NBC_01730 includes the following:
- a CDS encoding non-ribosomal peptide synthetase, whose amino-acid sequence MDISLDTTSNLGTAFTAAVARNSDRIAVQSGSDMWTYRKLAGLTDAVAQGLTALAGPDRDAGMVAVLLDRSVEFVAMLIGTVSAGMTYVPIDPATPPDYIADLLDQVRPLVVVTSEDRIPQSLAGSPRWVTVAQLTAEARADAQLLEPSHEDPAYVIFTSGSTGKPKGVVLAHHSMLNSTQARLLAYGRPERIPLLHSPGFDVASGVVFYALLGGGTLIVNPMPLADVASTVELVRREQITHLVYAASLYPPFLERIAADPPQSLTTVMIGSERWSEVLIERHAQLLPDASLYNEYGPTEACVFSSYALVYCGTSGQRFALTIGAPLINTGYVLLDETGTVIDSAAGATGELAITGPNVAIGYLAQPELTADRFLELPDGESAYRTGDLVEATTDGQFMFLGRADRQLKIGGNRVEPGHVETALMTHPGVEQAHVSVREDLGTDATLVGYLVTVGDVVVTADQAQAHLAARLPQYMSPTAWMTVASLPRTANGKIDERHLPRPTAPVRSSAIAADEVEAVLVEILAEVTDVEEIAVDTDLLGLGLASLSHVRFSAAISNRFDIEIPMGVLFAASDVREIAEYVRGADQTGRPALVVTEREGDTAPLSAQQRQIWILHHLAPSVLAYTTQCTLDLTGELDAEALETALTGIVARHEILRTTFHDSPHGPVQRVHSPWRVHVEHVDLSARDGHDQRRALAEHKRAAMSRGFDIAALPLVRWYLYRLSPKRWQLFQVEHHFVHDGWSATLLLGEIRDAYDAARHARPIPRPVLPVQYRDYAHWYGRWRGTEHYRRQQQYWMSTLQGCSPIGVGFEPDRPRPPVQTFDGGCVRLGIIPDVVSVIDATCARHGVTRFAVFLSAFALLVWRHTHEPDMVIGSALSNRRQAETASLLGMFVNALPLRLRVEDSATVGSVVHGVMKVLLGAQDHQEFPLVDLVEALNLPRDPARNALFGLMFAFHDSPRPQFDLEGLHGELRIDHNGSAKNDVNVVCVPELVATPDGSRRVGIDILWEYNSALFDPATAQEHAAQFAHIVASITDYWDTPIEGLDLLGPTMTRRIFSAGTGPDSAPTFPTITDGVDHAIAQAPDAVALTHRSRQVTYRELDELVARFESVLDQVGLGAGATVAVAYPRSVELVAAWLAVLRRGAAYVTVDPTQPWMRLLTLVHDSSSAAVLCASDAVAAFRGCRVPIICPEQAVAAPMRPPLAVIQPGAPAYLTYTSGSTGTPKAVVATHANAVAAIHARTVEFGWTPPRTLVTLPVIFDVAASMVMWTLWLRGTVVFPDIEGGEQDPDALRSLIDAHEVTHLNFVSTFYKVFLDSIENPGATSLQAVAVGGEPCTSELVRRHAEVLPEVALYNEYGPTEATVWCSVARVHPPTRPTGAQRVTIGRPTANSALFVLDPRGQLSPIGARGELVIAGAGVSAGYLGRPELTCRRFGPLAIGPRAAERVYRTGDAARMLPGGEFEILGRLDDQIKIRGFRIEAGEVTHCLTAHSAVKSAFVALEEVTGTPQLAAFVSAPGHDHTLATALRRWLCDRLPAYMVPSLYAIVDELPRTRTGKIDRNRMPTPTGPHAATEKPEQHSDSAQHLLLHLWRSLLGRQDITVDDDFFTLGGDSLLAIRAVTMARSHGLDLSVPAVIRTRTIRALTETLATTPAAADRQRRPGGSVLALSGIQGWFFAQQFADPDHFHQVRVFQLDPHAHDRDLVAAIESTVARHDAFRTVFEQIDGQWQARLLHAAPVPAITGVTLTAAHDDSAIRQHLNAMTAGLSISEDRLWRIDLCTDPGSGRRWLCLALHHLIVDAVSWDVLTRDIETSHHRHSVGDVTVPDRPVAGMPERFALQPDATEYTHWQALANTPRPSITISAADRTPFGALHRTERTLSPLARRLLVRELPLMRGPGARAVLLAALARGLTRTLGQHLCVLLEGHGRDCLPGAEEIVGWLTALYPVSLPVGEDAELIDAADEVERRLGEVPAHGTHYGIARYLEPASALGTLIAEIAEPEITFNYLGQRTAPLPTDVLTPLPVATGFAIGPANVLPTPLDITVVDTGQTMVARCALDPARIDIAAAEAALNVMVEAIEETAATVPLGGSSGSPNHFLVHPVDGTITWAQPLASQLGTPWRWIGLPQSEPNPDTSVAGLAAEYCARIRRIQRHGPYTITGWSFGAAVAYEMARQLEDAGDRVTTVTLIDPPTTSTDRADDRASLVDQLHQLMPWIPMTAAASSVEATADLPEPERIRALVQQLTDANLGADELSLIERQVGVLLANRRALAAWHPADQVDALTVVVPQNTNANELVDIGRWRQHSRTQVRLEVVPGDHFSMLSGEGLAVLRDVLDDRGQ is encoded by the coding sequence GCTCGAGCCGAGTCATGAGGATCCGGCCTATGTGATCTTCACGTCTGGATCGACGGGTAAGCCTAAAGGAGTTGTGCTCGCGCACCATTCGATGCTCAATTCCACTCAGGCGCGGCTGCTGGCGTACGGCAGACCGGAACGGATTCCGTTGCTGCATTCGCCGGGGTTCGATGTCGCGTCCGGGGTGGTGTTCTATGCGCTGCTGGGTGGCGGCACGCTGATCGTCAACCCGATGCCGTTGGCTGATGTCGCGAGCACGGTGGAGCTGGTACGACGAGAGCAGATCACGCATCTGGTGTACGCGGCGTCGCTGTATCCGCCTTTCCTGGAACGGATTGCAGCCGATCCGCCGCAGTCGCTGACGACGGTGATGATCGGCAGCGAACGGTGGAGCGAGGTGCTCATCGAACGGCACGCCCAGCTGCTGCCAGACGCGTCGCTGTACAACGAGTACGGCCCGACCGAAGCGTGCGTGTTCTCCAGCTACGCGCTGGTGTATTGCGGCACGTCAGGACAGCGGTTCGCCTTGACCATCGGCGCGCCGCTTATCAACACCGGCTATGTCCTGCTCGATGAGACCGGCACGGTAATCGACAGCGCGGCGGGCGCGACCGGGGAGCTCGCCATCACCGGCCCGAACGTGGCGATCGGCTACCTCGCCCAGCCCGAACTCACCGCCGACCGGTTCCTCGAGTTGCCCGACGGCGAATCGGCCTACCGCACCGGCGATCTCGTCGAAGCCACCACCGACGGCCAGTTCATGTTCCTCGGCCGGGCTGATCGCCAACTCAAAATCGGTGGCAACCGGGTCGAGCCCGGCCACGTCGAGACCGCGCTGATGACCCACCCCGGCGTGGAGCAGGCCCATGTGAGCGTGCGCGAGGACCTGGGCACGGACGCAACGCTGGTGGGATACCTGGTAACCGTTGGCGATGTGGTCGTCACCGCGGACCAGGCGCAGGCACACTTGGCGGCCCGGCTGCCGCAGTACATGAGTCCCACCGCGTGGATGACCGTGGCGTCGTTGCCGCGCACCGCGAACGGCAAGATCGACGAACGCCACCTTCCTCGGCCGACAGCGCCTGTTCGGTCTAGCGCGATAGCGGCCGACGAAGTCGAGGCGGTCCTGGTCGAGATACTGGCCGAAGTGACCGACGTTGAGGAGATCGCGGTCGATACGGATCTACTCGGGCTCGGGCTCGCGTCGCTGTCGCACGTTCGGTTCTCGGCGGCGATCAGCAACCGCTTCGATATCGAGATCCCGATGGGCGTGCTGTTCGCCGCGTCCGACGTGCGCGAGATCGCCGAGTACGTGCGTGGCGCGGACCAGACCGGTAGGCCGGCGCTGGTGGTAACCGAGCGCGAGGGTGACACCGCCCCGCTCAGTGCCCAGCAGCGCCAGATCTGGATCCTGCATCACCTGGCGCCGTCGGTGCTGGCTTACACCACCCAGTGCACCCTCGACCTGACCGGCGAACTGGACGCCGAAGCGCTCGAAACAGCCCTGACCGGCATCGTCGCCCGCCACGAGATCCTGCGCACCACCTTCCACGACAGCCCGCATGGCCCAGTCCAACGCGTCCATTCCCCGTGGCGGGTCCACGTCGAGCATGTGGATCTGTCCGCGCGCGACGGGCACGATCAGCGCCGCGCCCTGGCCGAGCACAAGCGCGCGGCGATGAGCCGGGGATTCGATATTGCAGCACTGCCGTTGGTGCGCTGGTATCTGTACCGGCTCTCGCCGAAGCGGTGGCAGTTGTTCCAGGTCGAACACCACTTCGTCCACGATGGTTGGTCGGCGACGCTGCTGCTGGGCGAGATCCGCGACGCCTACGACGCGGCGCGGCATGCCCGACCCATCCCCCGCCCGGTCTTGCCGGTGCAGTACCGCGACTATGCCCACTGGTACGGGCGGTGGCGCGGAACCGAGCACTATCGCCGCCAGCAGCAGTACTGGATGAGCACGCTGCAGGGTTGTTCACCGATCGGTGTCGGCTTCGAACCGGATCGGCCCCGCCCACCTGTGCAGACCTTCGACGGAGGTTGTGTCCGGTTGGGCATCATCCCAGATGTCGTGTCGGTGATCGATGCGACGTGTGCCCGTCATGGGGTGACGCGGTTCGCGGTGTTCTTGTCCGCGTTCGCGCTGCTGGTGTGGCGGCACACGCACGAGCCGGACATGGTGATCGGCTCAGCACTGTCCAACCGCCGCCAAGCCGAGACTGCGAGCCTGCTGGGCATGTTCGTCAACGCGCTGCCGCTGCGGCTGCGGGTCGAGGACTCCGCCACGGTCGGTTCGGTCGTGCACGGCGTCATGAAGGTGCTGCTCGGCGCGCAGGACCATCAAGAATTCCCGCTGGTCGACCTGGTCGAGGCCCTGAACTTGCCTCGCGATCCCGCACGCAATGCGCTGTTCGGGTTGATGTTCGCCTTCCACGACAGTCCGCGCCCGCAGTTCGATCTCGAGGGCTTGCACGGTGAGCTGCGTATCGACCACAACGGGTCGGCGAAGAACGATGTCAATGTCGTGTGCGTGCCGGAACTGGTTGCGACGCCAGATGGTTCGCGCCGCGTGGGAATCGACATCCTGTGGGAGTACAACAGCGCGCTGTTCGACCCCGCGACCGCCCAGGAACACGCCGCCCAGTTCGCCCACATCGTCGCCTCGATCACCGACTACTGGGACACCCCGATCGAAGGCCTCGATCTGCTCGGGCCGACGATGACTCGCCGAATCTTCAGCGCCGGGACCGGTCCGGACTCGGCGCCTACGTTCCCCACGATCACCGATGGCGTCGACCACGCCATTGCCCAGGCCCCGGATGCGGTCGCACTGACCCACCGATCGCGCCAGGTCACCTACCGTGAACTCGACGAACTAGTGGCACGGTTCGAAAGCGTGCTCGACCAAGTCGGGCTCGGCGCGGGCGCGACCGTCGCGGTCGCCTACCCCAGGTCGGTGGAACTGGTCGCCGCGTGGCTGGCGGTGCTGCGCCGCGGCGCGGCCTATGTCACCGTCGATCCCACGCAACCGTGGATGCGGCTGTTGACGCTGGTCCACGACAGTTCGTCCGCCGCGGTGCTGTGCGCATCCGACGCGGTCGCCGCGTTTCGCGGTTGCCGAGTGCCGATCATCTGCCCCGAGCAGGCCGTCGCCGCGCCGATGCGGCCGCCGCTGGCGGTGATTCAACCCGGTGCGCCGGCGTATCTGACCTACACCTCGGGGTCGACGGGAACACCGAAGGCGGTCGTGGCCACCCACGCCAATGCGGTCGCTGCTATCCATGCGCGCACCGTCGAATTCGGATGGACCCCGCCACGAACCTTGGTGACGCTGCCGGTGATATTCGACGTCGCCGCGTCGATGGTGATGTGGACGCTGTGGCTCAGGGGCACCGTAGTCTTCCCCGACATCGAAGGCGGCGAACAGGATCCCGATGCGCTGCGCTCGCTGATCGATGCGCACGAGGTCACGCACCTGAACTTCGTGTCCACCTTCTACAAGGTCTTCCTCGACAGCATCGAAAACCCCGGGGCGACTTCGCTTCAGGCGGTCGCGGTCGGCGGTGAGCCGTGCACGAGCGAGCTGGTGCGCCGCCACGCCGAGGTGTTGCCCGAGGTGGCGCTGTACAACGAGTACGGGCCGACCGAAGCGACGGTGTGGTGCTCAGTGGCGCGCGTGCACCCACCGACACGGCCGACCGGCGCGCAGCGGGTCACGATAGGCCGACCGACCGCGAACAGTGCGCTGTTCGTGTTGGATCCGCGCGGACAGTTGTCGCCGATCGGTGCGCGGGGCGAGCTGGTCATCGCAGGCGCGGGGGTGTCGGCGGGCTACCTCGGGCGACCGGAGCTGACCTGCCGCCGTTTCGGGCCGCTCGCGATCGGCCCCCGGGCCGCCGAACGCGTGTACCGGACCGGTGACGCCGCCCGTATGCTCCCCGGTGGGGAATTCGAGATCCTCGGCCGCCTCGACGACCAGATCAAAATCCGCGGGTTCCGGATCGAGGCCGGCGAGGTGACCCACTGTCTTACCGCGCATTCGGCGGTGAAGTCGGCGTTCGTGGCGCTCGAAGAGGTGACGGGGACCCCGCAGTTAGCGGCATTCGTGTCCGCACCTGGCCACGACCACACCCTGGCCACGGCGCTGCGCCGTTGGCTGTGCGATCGGCTGCCCGCCTACATGGTGCCGTCGCTGTACGCGATCGTCGACGAGCTGCCGCGCACCCGCACCGGCAAGATCGACCGCAACCGGATGCCGACCCCGACCGGCCCGCACGCCGCGACCGAGAAGCCTGAACAGCACTCCGATTCGGCACAGCATCTCCTGCTGCACCTGTGGCGAAGCCTGCTGGGCCGCCAGGACATCACCGTCGACGACGACTTCTTCACACTCGGAGGCGATTCGCTGCTGGCGATCAGAGCGGTAACGATGGCCCGCTCGCACGGACTGGACCTGTCAGTCCCCGCCGTCATCCGCACACGCACCATCCGCGCACTCACCGAAACCCTCGCCACCACCCCGGCGGCGGCGGATCGACAGCGGCGGCCCGGCGGGTCGGTGCTCGCACTCTCGGGGATCCAAGGATGGTTCTTCGCACAGCAGTTCGCCGACCCGGACCATTTCCACCAGGTCCGCGTCTTTCAGCTCGACCCACATGCTCATGACCGCGATCTGGTCGCCGCGATCGAATCGACCGTGGCACGACACGACGCCTTCCGCACCGTGTTCGAGCAGATCGACGGTCAGTGGCAGGCGCGGCTGCTACACGCCGCACCAGTCCCGGCCATCACCGGCGTGACTCTCACTGCGGCACATGATGATTCGGCCATCCGCCAGCATTTGAACGCGATGACCGCGGGCCTGTCGATCAGCGAGGACCGGTTGTGGCGCATCGACTTGTGCACCGACCCCGGCTCGGGGCGACGATGGCTTTGCCTGGCACTGCACCACCTCATCGTCGACGCCGTCTCCTGGGACGTCCTGACCCGCGACATCGAAACCAGCCACCACCGGCACTCCGTTGGAGATGTCACGGTCCCAGACCGTCCCGTTGCTGGCATGCCGGAGCGATTCGCGCTGCAACCCGACGCCACCGAGTACACGCACTGGCAGGCGCTGGCGAATACCCCAAGACCGAGCATCACCATCAGCGCCGCCGACCGGACACCGTTCGGCGCTCTGCACCGCACCGAACGCACCTTGTCGCCGCTAGCGCGGCGGCTCCTGGTTCGTGAACTGCCGCTGATGCGAGGACCAGGCGCGCGAGCTGTACTGCTGGCCGCGCTCGCACGCGGGCTGACTCGCACACTCGGACAACACCTCTGCGTGCTGCTCGAAGGCCACGGCCGCGACTGCCTGCCCGGCGCGGAGGAGATCGTCGGCTGGCTGACCGCGCTGTATCCGGTATCCCTGCCGGTCGGTGAGGATGCCGAGCTCATCGACGCCGCTGACGAAGTCGAGCGCCGCCTGGGAGAGGTTCCCGCCCACGGCACTCACTACGGCATCGCCCGCTACCTCGAGCCGGCCTCTGCGCTGGGCACCCTCATAGCCGAGATCGCCGAACCCGAGATCACCTTCAACTACCTCGGCCAGCGCACCGCGCCGCTGCCCACCGACGTCCTCACCCCGCTGCCTGTCGCAACCGGGTTCGCGATCGGACCGGCCAACGTCCTACCGACACCGCTGGATATCACCGTGGTCGACACCGGGCAGACAATGGTCGCACGATGCGCCCTCGATCCGGCACGGATCGACATCGCGGCCGCCGAGGCCGCGCTGAACGTGATGGTCGAGGCGATCGAGGAGACCGCTGCCACGGTGCCCCTCGGTGGCAGCTCGGGCTCCCCGAACCATTTCCTGGTACACCCCGTCGACGGCACCATCACCTGGGCGCAGCCGCTGGCATCGCAGCTGGGCACCCCGTGGCGGTGGATCGGGCTTCCCCAATCCGAGCCGAACCCTGACACCAGCGTGGCTGGACTCGCCGCGGAGTACTGCGCACGGATCCGCCGCATCCAGCGCCACGGCCCGTACACGATCACCGGATGGTCATTCGGCGCCGCAGTCGCCTATGAGATGGCGCGACAACTCGAGGACGCCGGCGACCGCGTGACCACCGTGACGCTGATCGACCCGCCGACGACCTCGACGGACCGAGCCGACGACAGGGCATCCCTCGTCGACCAACTCCACCAGCTCATGCCCTGGATCCCGATGACCGCCGCCGCCTCCAGTGTCGAGGCCACAGCCGACCTTCCTGAGCCCGAACGAATTCGGGCGCTAGTGCAGCAGCTGACAGATGCGAACCTTGGCGCCGATGAACTGTCGCTGATCGAGCGGCAGGTCGGTGTTCTGCTCGCCAACCGCCGAGCGCTGGCGGCCTGGCACCCCGCCGACCAGGTCGACGCCCTCACCGTGGTCGTCCCCCAGAACACGAACGCCAACGAGCTGGTGGACATCGGGAGGTGGCGTCAACACAGCCGCACCCAGGTACGTCTGGAAGTGGTTCCCGGCGATCACTTCTCGATGCTGTCGGGCGAGGGCCTGGCTGTACTGCGCGATGTCCTCGACGATCGGGGCCAGTGA
- the asnB gene encoding asparagine synthase (glutamine-hydrolyzing), with the protein MYSGCGIAGTLIHHRAPGPVPDHTDVGRMTAALTHRGPDAEGIWGQDAVVLGHRRLSIVGLGEAGAQPMTRAHLTITYNGELYNFQELRRELAAEFVFGSGTDTEVVLRAWQKWGTAALQRLRGMFAFAIWDRRAQRLTLVRDRLGIKPLYFHQGPAAFAFASEAQALLHCSGVPRRPDLDTINHRLLCSSTLEVDPWRTALAEVRSVPPATYLVVAADGTTSATTYWALPQTDAHAQGSVAELEELLSDSVQRMQAADVAVSTFLSGGLDSSAITALAARHGPLTAVTIAYDASEPACAAVSDLNDDEWFSRLLIEHLHADIDHRIHVRPNTITLADIDAVCDLAAVNDDVRLVSILANYRVVRDLGLRVVLNGQGADETMAGYVGQPNFVADILDVRAPGMDLVHRLPASRQAPGLSADILSERRAAHTAVLEVLHSQPGTALERVHRLLVGTQVPRIVQFEDFLAMRMSVEARFPFLDHPLVEWCFATPFERHIHPAARRGKVMLRAGMWRIIPDTVVSRPKAVFPYPAKDALHRGLVALARQYERFLRADPLVDAFFAMPADSDLSTWSVNQLWLVLAMWRWHDRLNSPTHREIQLV; encoded by the coding sequence ATGTACAGCGGATGCGGCATCGCGGGAACTCTGATTCACCACCGCGCACCCGGACCGGTCCCCGATCACACCGACGTGGGACGGATGACCGCCGCGCTCACCCACCGTGGCCCCGACGCCGAAGGGATCTGGGGCCAGGACGCCGTCGTGCTCGGGCACCGCCGGCTCAGCATCGTGGGCCTGGGCGAGGCCGGCGCTCAGCCGATGACCCGAGCACATCTGACCATCACCTACAACGGCGAGCTCTACAACTTCCAGGAGCTGCGGCGAGAACTCGCCGCAGAGTTCGTGTTCGGCTCCGGCACCGACACCGAGGTGGTGCTACGAGCCTGGCAAAAATGGGGGACCGCGGCCCTGCAGCGACTCCGCGGCATGTTCGCCTTCGCCATCTGGGACCGGCGGGCCCAGCGCCTGACGCTCGTGCGCGACCGGCTCGGCATCAAACCCCTGTACTTCCACCAAGGCCCCGCCGCATTCGCGTTCGCCTCCGAAGCCCAAGCGCTGCTGCACTGCTCGGGCGTTCCCCGCCGGCCTGACCTCGACACGATCAATCACCGGCTGCTGTGCTCGTCCACCCTCGAGGTCGATCCCTGGCGCACCGCACTCGCCGAAGTCCGCTCAGTCCCGCCCGCGACCTACTTGGTCGTCGCCGCCGATGGCACAACCAGCGCCACCACCTACTGGGCACTGCCTCAAACCGACGCGCATGCACAGGGATCGGTCGCCGAACTCGAAGAGCTGCTGTCCGACAGCGTGCAGAGGATGCAGGCGGCCGACGTTGCGGTCTCCACGTTCCTCAGCGGCGGACTGGATTCCTCAGCGATCACCGCGCTCGCGGCACGTCACGGCCCGCTCACCGCGGTCACCATTGCCTACGACGCAAGCGAACCCGCCTGCGCCGCGGTATCGGACCTCAACGACGACGAGTGGTTCAGCCGCCTGCTGATCGAGCACCTCCACGCCGATATCGACCACCGCATCCATGTGCGGCCCAACACGATCACCCTCGCCGACATCGACGCGGTTTGTGACCTCGCCGCCGTCAACGACGACGTTCGCCTGGTCAGCATCCTGGCCAACTACCGTGTCGTGCGTGATCTCGGCTTGCGCGTCGTGCTCAACGGTCAAGGCGCCGATGAGACCATGGCTGGCTACGTCGGCCAACCGAACTTCGTCGCCGACATCCTCGATGTCAGAGCACCTGGCATGGACTTGGTCCACCGCCTGCCCGCCTCACGTCAAGCACCCGGGCTCTCCGCCGACATTCTGAGTGAACGTCGCGCCGCGCACACCGCAGTGCTGGAGGTCCTGCACAGCCAGCCGGGAACAGCCCTCGAACGCGTACACCGCCTCCTGGTTGGCACCCAAGTTCCCCGAATCGTGCAGTTCGAAGACTTCCTCGCCATGCGTATGTCCGTCGAGGCCCGGTTCCCCTTCCTCGATCATCCGCTCGTCGAATGGTGCTTCGCGACACCGTTCGAGCGCCATATCCATCCGGCGGCCCGCCGCGGCAAGGTGATGCTGCGCGCGGGCATGTGGCGGATCATTCCCGACACCGTGGTGTCACGGCCCAAAGCGGTCTTCCCCTACCCGGCGAAAGATGCGTTGCACCGCGGCCTGGTGGCGCTGGCCCGCCAGTACGAGCGATTCTTGCGCGCAGACCCGCTCGTGGACGCGTTCTTTGCCATGCCAGCCGACAGCGACCTCTCGACGTGGTCGGTGAACCAGCTATGGCTCGTCTTGGCGATGTGGCGGTGGCACGACCGACTCAATTCCCCGACACACCGTGAGATTCAGCTCGTATGA
- the guaB gene encoding IMP dehydrogenase, producing the protein MNTPVEVALSGLPIGLTFDDVLLVPAASDVIPSGVDTTTRVSRNVTLSVPIVSAAMDTVTEARMAIAMARHGGLGVLHRNLPVQEQAGQVEIVKRSESGMVSDPVTCTPDATLQDVDDLCARFRISGVPVVDETGRLVGIITNRDMRFERNMSRPVAEVMTTERLVTAGVGVTPDEALDIMRANKVEKLPIVDAAGKLAGLRTVKDFVKSENYPLAVRDGQGRLLVGAAIGVGEDGYNRAMALADASIDVIMVDTAHGHHRDVLDMVARIKKDLGDRVDVVGGNVATRAGAQALVDAGADGVKVGVGPGSICTTRVVAGVGVPQITAIAEAYAACGPAGVPVIADGGIQYSGDITKAIASGASSVMLGSLLAGTTESTGDIVLVGSKQYKVYRGMGSLAAMRGRGEGKSYSKDRYFQDDVLSEERLVPQGIEGRTPFRGPLEDVLHQLVGGLRAGMGFAGTTTIPELQHAQLMRITAAGMRESHPHDVAITTDAPNYASKP; encoded by the coding sequence ATGAATACCCCCGTTGAGGTAGCACTGTCCGGCCTGCCGATCGGGCTGACATTCGACGATGTGCTGCTGGTGCCGGCGGCCTCGGATGTGATCCCGAGTGGGGTCGACACCACGACCCGGGTATCACGCAACGTCACTCTGAGCGTGCCGATCGTCTCGGCGGCAATGGACACCGTCACCGAGGCCCGCATGGCTATCGCCATGGCCCGCCACGGCGGTCTCGGCGTCCTGCACCGCAACCTGCCCGTGCAGGAGCAGGCCGGACAGGTCGAGATCGTGAAGCGCTCCGAGTCGGGAATGGTCTCCGATCCCGTCACCTGTACACCGGATGCGACGCTGCAGGACGTCGACGACCTGTGCGCGCGGTTCCGGATCTCGGGCGTGCCCGTGGTCGATGAGACCGGACGGCTCGTCGGGATCATCACCAACCGCGATATGCGGTTCGAACGCAACATGTCGCGGCCCGTCGCCGAAGTCATGACCACGGAGCGGCTGGTCACCGCCGGAGTCGGAGTGACACCGGACGAAGCCCTGGACATCATGCGTGCCAACAAGGTCGAGAAGCTCCCGATCGTCGACGCAGCAGGAAAATTAGCCGGGCTGCGCACGGTCAAGGACTTCGTGAAGTCCGAGAACTATCCACTCGCGGTGCGTGATGGCCAAGGACGTCTGCTCGTCGGAGCGGCGATCGGCGTCGGCGAGGACGGCTACAACCGCGCCATGGCACTGGCGGACGCCTCCATCGACGTGATCATGGTCGACACCGCGCACGGCCACCATCGCGACGTCCTCGATATGGTCGCCCGGATCAAGAAAGACCTCGGCGACAGAGTCGACGTTGTCGGCGGCAACGTCGCCACCCGCGCCGGAGCCCAAGCGCTCGTCGACGCCGGTGCCGATGGCGTCAAGGTGGGTGTCGGGCCAGGTTCGATCTGCACCACCCGTGTGGTGGCCGGTGTCGGAGTTCCACAGATCACCGCTATCGCCGAGGCATACGCCGCCTGCGGCCCGGCCGGCGTACCCGTCATCGCCGACGGCGGCATCCAGTACTCCGGCGACATCACCAAAGCGATTGCGTCAGGGGCCAGTTCGGTCATGCTGGGCAGTCTGCTCGCAGGCACTACCGAGTCGACCGGCGACATCGTCCTGGTCGGCAGCAAGCAGTACAAGGTGTATCGGGGAATGGGTTCACTCGCCGCAATGCGCGGCCGCGGTGAAGGCAAGTCCTACTCGAAGGACCGCTACTTCCAGGACGACGTGCTCTCAGAGGAACGGCTCGTCCCCCAAGGTATCGAGGGCCGCACACCCTTCCGAGGCCCGCTCGAGGATGTCCTACACCAGCTCGTGGGCGGCCTGCGCGCCGGGATGGGGTTTGCAGGCACAACCACGATCCCTGAGTTGCAGCATGCGCAGCTGATGCGAATCACGGCAGCCGGCATGCGTGAGAGTCACCCGCACGACGTCGCCATCACCACCGACGCCCCCAACTACGCATCGAAGCCGTAA